ACTCGTTTAGAAGATCTGACAAGTAAAGAACATGATTgatttggacttatttattgatttttattctTCCGTGATTCACAAGGATTCTCACCTTCAGTGGCTGGTTAGTACTGTAGTTGCTTTGTCATATAATTACTATTCCCTATTAGTGATGTAAAATTGCTAAATTAACTAATTTTGATGCAGACATGACTCTTTGTTGGGGAGAAAAGGaaggaatagaaaagaaaagaaagaacaaagaaaacaacagacgatgaattttcatttttacctatccaaaataaaaataaaaatgaagaatcttgaaacaGTTTGGTGTTACTCATAAACCTCCCTCCTCATACAGACTTCTCCTCAAACAATTTGGTGTTGCCACCAACGATccctatcatttctcatttgtaTTAAGAACAGATATCTTGATCTGTTATtcacttttaaattttactatGAAAAACAGAGTGGGCCAAAACACCCGGTAACACTCCCAATATTGAAGAGGGAAAGATGGAACTTGATTCTAATGGCTTCTGTAGCATGTTTGTTGTCTTTTTAAGTGCTACTTTTCCTTGGCATTTCCCTCTGTTTTGATTAATAACGGAAAGTTTTCCAAGTTTTGTGCCTCTGTTTTGAGTTCTGACATCTATTATTACAGGATGCACCAATACTTGGGAAGCCGTCTATTTTTGCTACCAGTAATGTGGGGTAAATCACTTATATCTTTTGTTCCTAAGTCTCGTGTTAATTCTTTAATGTCCCCCTATACTTCTATGGTTATTGTATTGAGTTCAAGCGTACCTtgtatgttcttttttttccctaattttTGTGCCTGCCTTCAACTTGTTTTTCCTGGGTGAAAATGTCTGTGAGACTTCTGCTATAGGAaacgtacatatatattatttttaggcATCGTgtctcatttcaattttttttgcgCAGTCAAACTGGTTTCTAACTGCTGTTCTAGAAAACAGTTAAACAGAATATTAGTTCAAAGTGATTGCTGTTTTTCCTTTTAGCTCCAGTTGTAAGCTCTCTCTGTATCATTATAGACATGGACTAATTATGTTTCACTCTTTGAGCCTGGAAAACTCCAATGATGTGTATCATCTGTGTCAGTGAAAAGATACAGTGGGTTCAATGTGAAGACTGTTTCAAGTGGCGCAAATTGCCTGCCAATGCTCTGCTTCCCTCAAGGTGGACCTGTACTGATAACTCATGGGACCCAGAGAGGTAGACCATCATCTGTTTCTTAACTTTGCCACTTGTGTTTCCATCCCATCTACTTCACTTGGCATCTTTTACCATCTTGTAGCCTGGAGGTTCTGATCAAATGAAGGATTTATTTGGGTTATGTGCGCTATTGGATTGCTAGTTCATGAGGCACATTCCAGGATAAAATCATATTGTGTgggcatttatttttttgggttctATATTGGAGGACTTAAGATTCAGTGTGCCGTCAGAACTGcttgaaaatattccaaatacATAAACTTGGCAAAAATGTCAATTCCAGCCATTCAGCTAAATATTCTTGTTAAGTCATTAGGGAAGTTTTGCTATACCTAAATATTACAATGTTGCACAAAGTGTCGCTAAGTTTTATCTATGCAAGGAGACTACTATTCCTTGTCTTATATGTTGGCCAATCTTCTCGTGTGTAAGAAACCAGTACATGCACAACAAAGCTAAAAAAGTGAAacttttagaaaattttgaaaatgtatGAGTTGACACTGGCATTCCCTTGATATGTCCGTGGTTCTCTCTGCTATCAGATCTTTGTGTTCGGCAGCCCAAGAATTGACGGCAGAACAGCTTGAAGATCTGCTACCACACTGTAATTTAGGTATGAATTACTTGAAACAAATATTGGATCTTTTTGTCCAATATAGACAGCTCATCAAACCATGCAGGACACCAACTAGGTTTATTGTCATGCAAAGTACCAGAGTTCAGGATTTGGGTTCTAGAGTTcaattctttttcccttttcactACCTGTGTGCGTAGCCTTGTTCCTTTAGTGGATTGGTTTTAATTCCCAATCATCAAATGTGCATTATGATATGGCAGCTGCTACCAAGAAACTGAAAGCTACTAAACAGGACCTAGATAATGTTGAAGCTTTGGAGGGGCTTGATACTCTTGCAAACCTAGCAATATTGGGAGAGGGTGAATCACTTCCAGCATCCTCCCAAGCCACAACAAAACACCCCCGACATAGACCTGGCTGTTCATGCATTGTGTGCATTCAGCCACCAAGTGGAAAGGGTCCAAAACACAAGCAGACTTGCACCTGTAATGTCTGCCTAACAGTGAAGCGCCGTTTCCGCACCCTAATGTTGCGGCGTGAGAAGAAACAATCAGAgaaagaagcagaaacaacacGGAAAAAGCAGCAACAGCAGCTACCATCGCCCGAGAAACTGCAGGATGATGATTCACTGCCATGTAGTAATACTGGAAATAATAGTCCAAAGCACATCAGAGAGGTCAATGATGTTTCTGATGATGAGCCCAACAGAATGAAGTCCTCTTCTCCTTTTAAAGGTCAAATTGACCTGAATATCCAGCCGGAGCGGGAGGAAGAGCTTTCACCAGGTTCTGATTCTGGCAGCATGATGAAGTCACTGCAAGATGCAACTGACAGGTATCGGCAGAAATTGTCAAGCTCTGGTGGCAGTGGAAACTCATCTGGCAATCAGTCACAGCCTAGTGGAGATGGACCAGGGGGAGAAAAACTCAACAATCTTGTCACCCTTGGCAACCATCATTCCGACGCTGAAGAAGACCTTCCTGCAACTTTGTCTTTAAAATCATCTGGATCCACTCCAGCAACTGGATAGATTTCATCATTTATGGATGTTGATCAGCGGCTATGTGGAACTCTTGTTGGTTGATGGGGAAGTTTCTGTTGTAAATTCATCCATATCAACTTCATGCCTCTTCCCATCTTCAGTTCTGTACATAAGAAGAGGGGCAGGGAGCGGAGCGCCCATATGGTTGAGAAACCAAAAATGTGCTACGATCTCCTCCTCTCTACACTAATATAACTATGACACCAAAAATGGTTAGGTAGGGAGATAATTCTAATGCAACTAAAGCGGGTAGTTTTTGTGGGTTGAAATAGTTTCTTTTTTAGAAGCTCACTTCTCTACCCTCATCTACATACTTTGAGGATGTAATTATATTCTGTGTTTTCGGCtcggtataaaaaaaaaaaaaatgctttttggTGATTGAAAATTCTTGTGTTGGTATTTTATTACCAAGTGGAAGATTTCAACTGCATGGGAAAAGTTGAAGTTGGTGGCATTTTGGGAGTCATTGGCAATGGAGGAGTCCCCACTCTATTAGCTGTTGGGAGGGTTCTCATACACGTTCGGTGGTGATTCAAAGTACCTCTTCAGGTAACAGGCCAGTACTGGTCCAAAGCCAGAtcccttttttgtttcttttttcccttgcaAATAGAACCGTCATTCCTTTTTTAGTAGCATATTTCTTCTTATGTTTGTTTCTGGATTGCCTTTTGTTGTAACTTTTTAGTAGGTAGGGTTAAAAATGAAAAGGCTAATAAAGGAGTTGCTTGAGAACGATTTGACCAAACTGACTCCGGCTTGAATCATCCATAAAATGAACTAATTATTTACACAAATTGTAATAGATTGTTAAATGGTACAAAAATTGTAATAGATTGTTAAATGGCAATTACTTAATAATGGAGggtatttttatgaaatgaagttacttttataaattattttataaaaatgtctcatttaaaacatgtctatatatataagtctaagcttaaatgttattttttccAGATGATAATTAACTTATTATTAATTGGAACTTAATGAAAATGTAAAAGACTTAAGTaatgttaatttatttcttttaaaaaaataatataataaaacaataacatAGCTCGTGAAAAATCTCGTACTTGTGCTGAAAAATGAATCAATTGTGAACATAGAATGTAGTTTAGTGATGGGCTAAAAACccatttcatattcaaataaaaactaaatagaaTTTTAGCATTCATGGGTATGATTATGATAACCCATGCTTCTTGGTATGGGTACACATGCCGCTATCAACCATGGTTCATAATACTTAAAAGGCTTCGaaacaaattaatgaattaaatcCGGTCGCACGTACGTTGACAAAGGCCTTGAAATATAGATTATGAGTATTCAATAACACAATTAAGGCCTGTCCATAGACTCGATACTTGTAATACTCTTAAGAAATAAGTTGGTTTTGATAACTCAATTTGATGTTTATagttaaaaaagagagaagaaaagacaTATCATCTTATATTCaatatgataaagataaggaTAGATAGTGTATGAGCAATGACGGACCCACGTTATACGTTATACTTTTGGGGGACCCAAGACACACAACATACTCCCtagattttataataattatatagattgatataaaaaatgcccacctctaataaaaaatttataatctctatatgctctttaaaattttctaaaatttcaatatatctagaaatgtctccaatttttttgttatagtcccaaaattttgtttaatttctatatattatttattttcaaggatgtgacctttctaaaattaaaattaaaactaagtttaggagaaataataagcTTGTTatatggatcccaattttttttttatatacaatattgGGCTTTTTAATATGGaatccaaattaaaaatataagaaaaattatttaagatagatgatttatatgaaaaatagttgagagatTTTATCTTTTAGACTTTATtaagtaagaaaataatttatttaaatctcaattatagtattatatatttaatgtgaTACGAGAATATTTAGATTTTGCCTGAAATCTAATAAAGTAACTTACATACTAGAACAAAAGATGACATTCTAAAAGATTCATTGATAatttatatgaataaaataaattctaaatattttattacaaaattataatggataaatattattctatgaaACATTATCGTTAGAATCTAAAACATTTACTAAGTTGTgcttagaattttattttacgtgtatGTAGCAAATTActaagatataattttatatagttatgtttttatgattttttaatctttttttaatttacataagaaaaatgatgttGGTAGTTTTAGGATGTGTAAGTTTCGTTCActgcattttgaaaaaagtagttAAATCTatgacccatatgaaaaaattattttttaatagtggacccaacatttttttttttaaatggagtaCGTAGAACTTGCATACCTTACGActgtatctagtattactctttatataaaTGTGTCACACAGTAAAAAAGTTGGCCCCCTCTCAACACAATTGCTGGTTCCGCCACTATGTATGAGATCTCCCGTTATTTGAGAAagagaagtttttgctctttataaaatttcaatagGATTCCAATTTTATCATTGGTTAGTTATTTTAGATTATAAGCCATGTAGTTAAGATTTTCTATGGGTCATTACATTTCCGCTGGCTTTGACAATAATTGCCATACAAAGAAGATGAATGGGATCATTAGTAAGTCAAagaaaaagcattttttttttttagcaattgtATGTAGTATTTTTCTAAAGGAAAATTTCATGTCAATAGGTGTTGAAGTTTGCTCTAAATTAATTCTtctgataaataaatttttttaaaaaatgatcccCAACTCTAAGCAATCACCTTATAAAAATGCAAGTAAGGTTTAGAAAATTTATTGCAAAAAAATGTCAcgtcaaggaaaaaaaaaagaaagtaaaagaactttattttgaaaaaaacagAGCAGCCAACCACCGGTGGGCGCGCGGTGGCTGCTGCTGGCCGTTGCCACCCCTACCCCTTGGTTTCGGGTGCATTGAGGGTTTAGCAGAAGAAGCTGCTGTTACAGCCTTACTATTTTCTCTGATTTTCTATTCTTTCTTACTAGACAACTCACATATCTTAAAAAGGCTCAGCTTCTTTCTTCACCAAATCTAACGCTTTTTTTCGTTTTAGCTTTGCGATGGTACTATCCAGAAGACAAAAGGAAAACCTGTGATGTTTTTGCAATTAGAGCGGGGATTTTTGAGGGCGGAAGCAGCGCCAAACCCAACCAAATGCCGGTTTTATCGGAAAATAAACAACAAAccaggagaaaagagagaagaaaaaaacagagagagaagagaggttGCTAGGATAGCCGACGACCATGTCAACAAGACTACTGGTGtccaatgaaataaaaaatggcaCTTGTTGATAAATGAACGAACAACCTTTGATAAAATTGGCCGGTTCTAATCTCAAATAAACTTAAGCCTCTAATACGCCAACACCGCCAAAAATAAGGAAACTTCGCCTTACGTACGTACATTCGTCTCTTGCGACAGCTTTTGCTTTTTCCCACCTTCCAAAACCCTCAAAAACTTCAGTTATACGAGAAAAAAGGACCATATTAGATtacttcttcaattcttttagaTTGAAAGAACCCCATTTGCAGAAGTGAGAACAGTGGTTTGTAAACTTGAGCCAAGATGAACGACTTGTTCTCGAGCTCGTTCAAAAGATATACAGACCTGAAGCAGCAGGCTTACCTGGACGACATGGAAGCCGGCAAAGAGAGTATCAACCTCGACAGGTTCTTTGAAGATGTCGAGAATGTCAAGGAAGACATGAGCCAAGTTGAGAGGCAGTACAGAAAGTTACAAGACGCAAATGAAGAGTGCAAGATCGTCCACAATGCTAAAACCATGAAAGAACTACGAGCCCGGATGGACTCAGACGTTGAGCAGGTCCTCAAGCGCGTCAAAGTTATCAAGGGGAAACTCGAAGGCTTAGAACGTTCCAACGTAGCTCACAGAAAACTTCCAGGATGCGGTCCAGGTTCTTCTGCAGATCGAACCAGGACCTCGGTTGTTAACGGGTTGGGGAAGAAGCTCAAGAACATGATGGATGATTTTCAGGGACTGAGAAACAGAATGACACTTGAATATAAGGAAACTGTGGAACGCAGGTATTTCACCATCACTGGAGAGAAAGCAACCGAAGAAACTATTGAGAATATGATATCAAGTGGGGAAAGCGAAAATTTTCTACAAAAGGCAATTCAGGAACAGGGGAGAGGTCAGATATTGGATACCATATCAGAGATTCAAGAAAGACATGATGCCGTAAAGGAGATAGAGAAGAACTTGATGGAGCTTCATCAGGTATTCTTGGACATGGCTGCTCTGGTGGAGTCTCAGGGTCACCAGCTCAACGACATAGAGAGTCACGTGGCGCATGCTAATTCGTTTGTGAGACGAGGCACCGATAATCTTCAGGACGCCAGGGAGTATCAGAAAAGCTCCCGGAAGTGGACATGCATCGCCATTACCCTTGCTGCTATTGTCATAGTCGTCCTCCTCTTTCCAATTTTAACACAATATCTTTTGCATCCATAGTgataggaagaaaaagaaagaagcatGTTTTTTGTCAGTCGATCTGAGAAAGCATGCTCTCTGGTTTCTATTCTAGAAGTTAAAAAACAGGGTAGGTTGATACTGCAAACCTTGGAAAAGGTTTGATTCCTTTCTGTATAGAGTTTTATCGATGTCTCAGAGTTGGCTTGTGACACTAGAGAGGAGAATTGGAATTGTGAGATTTGGTGAACTTCTACAACATTCAGGTATGTCACAAAGGAATTTCTTACCCAGATCGAGCTAGTACTGCGTAGTCTACATGAAACTCGTCTGCAGCCCCTCTTTCTTAAGGGCTATTTTGCATTTGTTTACATCGACGTGCCATGGCAAAGGGAAATGAGGATGCGTCATATTTAACACTAGGAAGACATTAATGTAATGGCAATTTGATACGTTTCTTGAAATGCAATTTGCATTCATGTACTAGTTTTCCGTCtccttttttctcatttttttagtCGCAGATTGAAATGATCCCAAAGTGAATTTTAACATGCATTATATTATTCTATATCCAAATGCGCAGACCATGGAAACTCTTAGGTTCTTGTTACTGAGATCTTTAACCCTTTTTATCGGTTGAATCCATAGAAATGGGACTCAAGGAACTGACTTCGAATTACATGGAAGACCTTCAGAGTTGGTTCATCAGAGTCCCCGCTTATTGCAAGACCAAACAGCAGTAATATTCAAACACAGAGCAAAATATTAAGCACGTATAGCAATCTGGCATTGGCCCAAAACCTCTTTTAGAATAATGAAGGCTCGACTTCCGGCATGTACAGGATGGTCTAAGTCACAAAACAGAGGCTTATTTTTATTGGAATGGTGGGGGACAGTGAGGGATACTGTTGATGATACTTTGCCTTAATCTAAGGCTTGCCATATCTGACATAATTGACCCTTAATTCTAGGAGATTCTTTTGTACATACTTTCCATTTATTTATCCTCTAATTGATATgtaattatttcatataatttgtaattcaatataaatagaaaatattcaCCACTTTACAAGTTTGGTGGCTTCACCAAACCTTCTCATGGTATCACGAGCCAAATTGGATTAGCATCCTCCTTCCAATCCCTTCATCCTTCCTCCCAATGGCTACCGAAACCTCCTCCACCCTTCTCCCTTTCAACACTTTAATTCACATGGTCACCATCAAACTCTCTTCTGCCAACTATCTCTTATGGAAGAGCCAACTCCTTCCCCTTCTTGAGAGCCAAGATTTATTGGGTTATGTCGATGGAACCATTGTGCCAACACCCAACTTTGAACCTACTGACTCTCACACACCAAATGACATACACTTGGCGTGGAAAGTTGCTAATCAACACCttctcagcctcctcctttCCTCCCTCACTGAGGAGGCCATAGCAGAGGTTGTTGACCTGTCCACCACACACGCAAGGTTTGGCTCACCTTGGAGAATACTTTCAGCCATCATTCGAAGGTTTGTGAATTTGCCTCAAAGACGATCTCCAACTGATGAAGTGCGGTACTATACTTGTTATCGGCAGTATCCTCTCTCCTGCCCCAATTAGTGAATTAATGTTTGATTTTCCTTTATCTGTTACATTTACTGATAACCCTTTCATTGTTCATAATTGTCAAACAAGGAGGCTTATATGTGCTAGAACGTGGCAACtaaccggtgcaaaactgcaagtgtacagtatcgtagttctatagtaaagtaataagaagagtatcgtcctcagggattggtatcttacttttaccaaataccaatattatactaaacttgattttatctagaagaATCACTAAGAtctttgtagttgcaatttaaactaaaatcaactcaaagagaaatatgcaaaggaaacaaaattgacgttcgaagatcaacttaatggggaagaaaattTCTAggaatcgatttcacctaattctttaCTATGCtattctcatccagctaacttaatttaattctcttttatctattagcaaatctctaattcatccaaaagcctctttcgatagtcaattggaaatgactcttgtttatcaattcacataagaatatgcaaatttaataatcaagaaagcaataagaccaatgatttaattactacataggttcatacaagtctttcgatctctatacttacctatgctgaaatattcaagatctaccctatgattccctctttcgatagcaaatcacaagattaaaaaaacatctaatcaatggccagttaattagaagcaataaactcagaataaatcagataaacaaagagagaattgcattaaattagggtagaaaatcaagcatagttcggaaataggttacatcgttttcctagaatgaagaaaaattagctcatgctagaaattgaattcaatataaacgaattcaccataattgttctgagaagattggaagaaaataaacactgaaaaattctccttgcagccgcaactcgtcttcaaaagctcaagggaacgattcaacgcttttctcccgtccgtgctcgtgtatgattccaacgtacgtgcaataattggaattccctctccaaaacagatgatttgaatctctctagctatgtttttctatcCCAAAAAGTGTTTTCCAGTCAAAAGTCGCCATagggtgaaaaatccctttttatatcgtctgacgatggaaaaccctagatctatcaaaatacgatgttcgctcgagcggggtgtcgagcgcacgtcgagcgttcgactctgcctgagtttgctcgagcgtcctatcaagcgcacatcgagcgttcgactctgcctgatttcgctcaagcagccaatgtctccgctcgagcgatctttgtttttcagcaacccactcgagctccctgtcgagcggcagtcgagtgtttgaatctgcctgaattcgctcgagcggccaaaagcctccgctcgagcgaacttgtaaaatctgcaatacgaaatttttgcaagtcatcaaatacccccaaacttacaactttatttgtcttcaaacaaaaagaaaagcaaatgatagtttagacaatatcaactcgactcgacagagaagtatcatcactcaccaagcttttatgaatttagatttcatctctagtatcttactcttttaacatcaaagatagcaagaaaatcaatcaaaaattttgcaatttgtcaagcaagagttaggcatttacttcaacctaaagctaagaccttgagtgtgtgtgtgtgatatagtcaatttaacctcaaaccacctgcaaactcagataaaagtagaacaaccaaaattagaagaattctcttaaaacttaac
This genomic interval from Carya illinoinensis cultivar Pawnee chromosome 10, C.illinoinensisPawnee_v1, whole genome shotgun sequence contains the following:
- the LOC122279756 gene encoding syntaxin-124-like → MNDLFSSSFKRYTDLKQQAYLDDMEAGKESINLDRFFEDVENVKEDMSQVERQYRKLQDANEECKIVHNAKTMKELRARMDSDVEQVLKRVKVIKGKLEGLERSNVAHRKLPGCGPGSSADRTRTSVVNGLGKKLKNMMDDFQGLRNRMTLEYKETVERRYFTITGEKATEETIENMISSGESENFLQKAIQEQGRGQILDTISEIQERHDAVKEIEKNLMELHQVFLDMAALVESQGHQLNDIESHVAHANSFVRRGTDNLQDAREYQKSSRKWTCIAITLAAIVIVVLLFPILTQYLLHP